One genomic region from Candidatus Eremiobacterota bacterium encodes:
- a CDS encoding Bax inhibitor-1/YccA family protein, with product MAVRSGNPALNQNTFLNLAPAGERSDAMTLQGTVNKTAILLLLLMATSIYVWQMFFSSRSVALVYPLMIGGAIGGFIFALLTAFVKNWAPVTAPVYALLEGLLIGGLSALLETSYPGIVIQAVALTFATMASLLFIYKSGLIKVTDQFRLGVVAATGGICLVYLATMILGFFNISIPYIHSGGPIGILFSLFVVVMAALNLVLDFDFIETGVKQGAPKYMEWYGAFGLMVTLVWLYVEILRLLTKLRSRD from the coding sequence ATGGCAGTCAGATCAGGAAACCCGGCTCTCAACCAGAATACTTTCCTCAACCTTGCCCCCGCGGGGGAGCGCTCTGACGCGATGACCCTTCAGGGCACAGTGAATAAAACAGCCATATTGCTTCTGTTGCTCATGGCCACGTCTATTTATGTGTGGCAGATGTTTTTTTCCTCACGCTCCGTTGCGCTGGTGTATCCACTTATGATAGGAGGAGCCATCGGAGGATTCATATTTGCACTGCTGACGGCCTTTGTGAAAAACTGGGCGCCTGTCACCGCGCCAGTCTATGCCCTCCTGGAAGGCCTGTTGATTGGCGGCCTCTCTGCTCTTCTTGAGACTTCCTATCCTGGTATCGTAATTCAGGCTGTGGCCCTCACTTTTGCCACCATGGCATCCCTCCTTTTTATCTACAAAAGCGGCCTTATCAAGGTCACGGATCAATTCCGACTTGGTGTCGTTGCCGCTACGGGGGGGATCTGCCTGGTCTATCTCGCGACCATGATCCTTGGCTTTTTCAATATTTCCATTCCTTATATCCATTCAGGCGGACCGATAGGAATTCTCTTTTCGCTTTTTGTGGTGGTGATGGCTGCCCTTAACCTTGTTCTCGATTTTGATTTCATCGAGACCGGAGTCAAGCAGGGAGCGCCGAAATACATGGAATGGTACGGCGCTTTTGGCCTCATGGTGACGCTTGTATGGCTCTATGTGGAGATCCTGAGGCTGCTTACCAAGCTGAGGAGCAGGGATTAG
- a CDS encoding HD-GYP domain-containing protein encodes MKGTAVTAARDLKEAPQQAPVSLQPLLEQAKNAASQGSHMEALEFLPGAGKGQTLFSESLESPGQFASGVQYESPHEKTLLAMQRTFHQQALSSSSLFPPLMASEVPFEFLPASQNSLLDSLKLIWKSYLSATGSEGTLPQAQYQLQTEQGPQYSGLKMDEKGVPQGPPQAPSSSLSREAAKVPYKGERYTPQQEDDDRLPWLMDSKKMQERSSTAQSQETDDDSQQGDKKDQDGGKGGKREGKNRDGGKEHSRDEEQKKPYEEADADEEIEADRILEADEHMEIDKAGEIAAPSLVAPQAVTRQQEITGYPSSSLFKEGYFPMWDFQGASFSMKPAARTFNHIAVTAFFSSYGSAGRYLRFSRQGSRQMLESEGFETLQAAVLPLFAQIYAESTTPMGKNQAPPAMPYVPLNVLRKNIIMYMELSIFMPLRMALRASRYVASVIEDIIKRRHQPKDLTKEYFATYLATMMRISGDFTLSHSLRTMELALDLAGSTGIQDEETMEQIRLGSFYKDIGEMDFLLSRLPAKNREGIASFFESKDLRWAGALHDIGKIRIPREILYKPGALTDEEFKIMKLHPIYSENILYPVTSLRFLCPVVRAHHERWDGKGYPDGISGRKIPVASRIIAISDVFDALISDRPYKKGMPWEKVRKILEEGRGTHFDPYLLDAFLALVTPRYEKAREE; translated from the coding sequence ATGAAAGGCACTGCTGTCACTGCAGCAAGGGATCTGAAGGAAGCACCGCAGCAGGCCCCTGTGTCCCTGCAGCCACTCCTGGAACAGGCAAAGAATGCGGCAAGTCAGGGCTCCCATATGGAAGCCCTGGAGTTTCTCCCCGGCGCAGGGAAAGGCCAGACTCTCTTTTCAGAGAGCTTGGAGAGCCCAGGGCAATTTGCCTCCGGCGTGCAGTATGAAAGCCCCCATGAAAAGACCCTCCTGGCAATGCAGAGAACCTTTCACCAGCAGGCCCTCTCGTCCTCATCGCTCTTTCCGCCCCTTATGGCTTCCGAGGTGCCTTTTGAGTTCCTGCCCGCTTCGCAGAACTCGCTGCTGGACTCACTGAAGCTCATATGGAAATCATATCTCTCTGCAACAGGCTCCGAAGGAACATTGCCTCAAGCCCAGTACCAGCTTCAGACCGAGCAGGGCCCTCAATATTCAGGCCTGAAGATGGATGAAAAAGGAGTGCCTCAGGGCCCCCCCCAGGCACCTTCCTCGTCCCTTTCCAGGGAAGCGGCCAAGGTCCCCTATAAAGGCGAGAGATACACGCCGCAGCAGGAAGATGATGACCGCCTTCCCTGGCTTATGGATTCAAAAAAGATGCAGGAGCGCTCTTCAACGGCTCAATCGCAGGAAACTGACGATGACAGTCAGCAGGGTGACAAAAAAGACCAGGACGGGGGAAAAGGCGGCAAGCGCGAAGGGAAAAATCGTGACGGCGGGAAAGAGCACTCCCGCGACGAGGAGCAAAAGAAGCCCTATGAAGAGGCTGATGCAGATGAGGAAATTGAAGCTGACAGGATTCTAGAAGCTGATGAACATATGGAAATTGATAAAGCAGGAGAAATTGCCGCACCATCCCTTGTCGCACCTCAGGCGGTAACGCGCCAGCAGGAAATCACGGGGTACCCTTCCTCATCGTTGTTCAAAGAAGGGTATTTCCCGATGTGGGATTTTCAAGGTGCCTCATTTTCCATGAAACCCGCTGCCAGGACTTTCAACCATATCGCGGTCACGGCTTTTTTCTCGTCTTACGGCAGCGCCGGGAGGTACCTGAGATTTTCACGGCAGGGATCAAGACAGATGCTCGAATCCGAAGGATTCGAAACATTACAGGCTGCGGTGCTCCCTCTTTTTGCACAGATCTATGCCGAGTCAACAACGCCCATGGGGAAAAACCAGGCTCCCCCTGCCATGCCATATGTCCCCCTCAACGTGCTCAGGAAAAATATAATAATGTACATGGAGCTCAGCATTTTCATGCCCCTCCGAATGGCATTGAGGGCTTCGCGCTATGTGGCATCTGTCATTGAAGACATTATCAAGAGAAGGCATCAGCCCAAGGATCTCACGAAAGAATACTTTGCCACTTACCTTGCCACCATGATGCGGATAAGCGGTGACTTTACCCTCTCCCATTCTCTCAGGACCATGGAGCTTGCCCTTGACCTTGCCGGCAGCACCGGGATACAGGACGAAGAGACCATGGAGCAGATCCGTCTTGGGAGTTTCTATAAAGACATCGGCGAGATGGATTTCCTCCTCTCGAGACTCCCTGCGAAGAACCGCGAGGGAATTGCCAGTTTCTTCGAGAGCAAGGATCTACGGTGGGCCGGGGCGCTTCACGACATAGGAAAAATCCGCATCCCGAGAGAGATCCTTTACAAGCCAGGAGCCCTCACCGATGAAGAGTTCAAAATAATGAAGTTGCACCCCATATACTCTGAGAACATTCTCTACCCCGTCACCTCACTTCGCTTCCTTTGCCCTGTAGTGAGAGCCCATCACGAGAGATGGGACGGCAAGGGATACCCTGACGGTATTTCAGGGAGGAAGATTCCCGTAGCGTCAAGGATAATTGCCATTTCAGATGTCTTTGACGCCCTTATTTCCGACAGGCCCTATAAAAAGGGCATGCCATGGGAAAAGGTGAGAAAAATCTTGGAGGAAGGAAGGGGCACTCACTTTGACCCTTACCTCCTTGATGCCTTCCTGGCCCTCGTGACCCCCCGCTATGAAAAAGCCAGAGAAGAATAA